ATGAATCAGTAAAAGATACAGGTAAAACTATCAAAGTTCCTACAGTATCAGGTAAAACTTATTATATGGTAAAAGATGAAAATAATCGTGTCAGAGAAGTTTTCGAAGTAGAAGGTATAAAATAAAGTATATATAAACTTAAAGAATTAGATGAAAAAGTTACTCTTTATATTCTTTTTTGGGGTTGGCTACTTAACCTTAAAAGCACAAGATGAAAGTTTTATAGTTCTGGGTGATATGCATTATGATCGTATAGAAGATCACGATCTGGATTACGTAATGACACGTCCTCAGGATTTTCAACAAATATTTAATGAATATCCTCAATATACGGCCTTCTATATGCCAAAATTTCTACAAGTAATAAAAAGGCAGTCGGAGGTGCTAACGCCTAAAGTAAAGGCGGTGGTACAGCTGGGCGATTTAGTAGAAGGAGTTTCTGGCAACGCACATTTAGCCAGACAAATGAACCGTGGAGCTGTTGACTTACTATATTCTGTGAATCTTTCTGTACCATGGGTTTTAGCGAAGGGAAATCATGATGTTAGTAACAGCCCCGGACAACCAGAAGCATGGCAGGAAGTTATTCGACCTTTTATAGAAGGGCAAATAGGTAAGCTAATTGGGCATGGAATGTATACTTATAGGATAAGTGAGCAGACAGAATTTTTTGTGCTTGATCAGTTCTTCAGTAAAGATAGAAATGTGCCTGAAATAGATATGGTTACTTTCTTAGAAAAGGAGCTGGCAGCATCGAAAGCGAAATATAAATTTTTAATCACTCATCAGCCCGTCATTCCGGTTACACATAGGTGTTGGCATTTGCTAAGTGGAATCCGCCGTCCGGTGGAGGATAGCAAACTTAGAGAACGCTTTTTAAATCTACTTGCCAGGCATAAAGTCATCGTGTTGGCCGGTCATCTTCACGAGTATTCCGTATTAAGTAGAAAGACAGCTTCCGGAAATATTGTTCAGGTAATGATAAATAGTGTAAACCGCAGTCTCGAGCCACCTAAACCAAAAAACTTAACTACAGAATACAAAGGTGAACAATGGGTTACTGAAAAAGCCGATTGGCAACCTGATAATAAGTTAGTGAGGTATAAACTTCTGGAAGAGGAAAGAAAGAATGTACTTAAATTTTCTCGCGCCGATCTGCCCGGGTACGGCGTAATAGCTATTTCAGGAGTGAAT
This genomic interval from Pseudopedobacter saltans DSM 12145 contains the following:
- a CDS encoding metallophosphoesterase family protein, which encodes MKKLLFIFFFGVGYLTLKAQDESFIVLGDMHYDRIEDHDLDYVMTRPQDFQQIFNEYPQYTAFYMPKFLQVIKRQSEVLTPKVKAVVQLGDLVEGVSGNAHLARQMNRGAVDLLYSVNLSVPWVLAKGNHDVSNSPGQPEAWQEVIRPFIEGQIGKLIGHGMYTYRISEQTEFFVLDQFFSKDRNVPEIDMVTFLEKELAASKAKYKFLITHQPVIPVTHRCWHLLSGIRRPVEDSKLRERFLNLLARHKVIVLAGHLHEYSVLSRKTASGNIVQVMINSVNRSLEPPKPKNLTTEYKGEQWVTEKADWQPDNKLVRYKLLEEERKNVLKFSRADLPGYGVIAISGVNGEVKLNYYNGLSESPFETINLTELQKLK